A window of Micromonospora eburnea genomic DNA:
TGGTGGTGCCCGTCTACAACACCATGCCCTACCTGACCGGCTGCCTGCGGTCGCTGGTGGCGCAGACGATCGGCCTGGACCGGCTCCAGGTCGTCGCCGTTGACGACGGGTCGACCGACGCCAGCGGCGCCGAGCTGGACCGGTTCGCCGCCCGCCACCCCGGCGTGTTCACCGTCATCCACCAGGCCAACTCGGGCGGGCCCGCCGGCCCGTGCAACCGGGGCCTGGACGCGGCCACCGGCCGGTACGTCTTCTTCGTCGGCGCCGACGACCACCTCGGGCCGGACGCCCTGCGCCGGCTGGTGGAGGCGGCCGACGCCTGGGAGTCCGACGTGGTGGCCGGCCGCGTGGTGGGAGTCAACAGCCGGCACATCTACCAGGACATCTTCGCCCGTACGCAGGCCGACGTGGACCTGTTCGACTCGCCGCTGCCGCGCTCGTTGGCCAACACCAAGCTGTTCCGGCGCGAGCTGCTGGAGAAGTACGGCATCCGCTACCGGGAGGACCTGCCGCTCGGCAGCGACCTGCCGTTCACCCTGGAGGCGTGCTACCGGGCCCGCCGTGTCTCGGTGCTGGCCGACTACGACTACTACTACGCGGTCCGCCGGCACAGCGCCACCAACATCACCTACCTGAGTCGGCACGCGGACCGGCTGCGGACGGCCGAGGCGACCACCGCGTTCATCGCCGAGCTGATCCCGCCCGGAAAGCAGCGGGACGCCGTCCTCGCCCGCCGCTTCGACCACGAGATTGCAAAACTGCTCGAGGACGACCTCCTCCGCCTCGACCGGGAGACCCAGCAGCTCGTCCACGACGGCATCGGGCGGCTCGCCCGGGCCCACCTCACCGACGGGATCGCCGGCCAGCTCAACGCCGAGACCCGGATCCGGCTGGCGCTGGCCCGCGATGGCGCGCCCGACGACCTGCTCGCCGTGATCCGCCAGGACGCCCGGACCGGGGTGCCGCCCACGGTCGTCGAGGGCGACCGCCGGTATGCGGCGTACCCCGGCTTCCGCGATCCGGAGCGCGGCCTGCCGGACTCCTGTTTCGAGGTGACCGGGGCGCCCGACTGGTCCGCCAAGCTCGACGCCACGGCGCTGGCCTGGGAGAGCGACGAGCGCGGCGAGAAGGTCCTCACCATCACCGCGGTCAGCCCGCTGCCCGACCTGGCGGCGGCGGGCGCGGAGCCCCTCGCGGTCAGCGCCGAGGAGATCCCGGCCGAGGTCAGCGCCGTCGG
This region includes:
- a CDS encoding glycosyltransferase family 2 protein, with translation MGVPDVSVVVPVYNTMPYLTGCLRSLVAQTIGLDRLQVVAVDDGSTDASGAELDRFAARHPGVFTVIHQANSGGPAGPCNRGLDAATGRYVFFVGADDHLGPDALRRLVEAADAWESDVVAGRVVGVNSRHIYQDIFARTQADVDLFDSPLPRSLANTKLFRRELLEKYGIRYREDLPLGSDLPFTLEACYRARRVSVLADYDYYYAVRRHSATNITYLSRHADRLRTAEATTAFIAELIPPGKQRDAVLARRFDHEIAKLLEDDLLRLDRETQQLVHDGIGRLARAHLTDGIAGQLNAETRIRLALARDGAPDDLLAVIRQDARTGVPPTVVEGDRRYAAYPGFRDPERGLPDSCFEVTGAPDWSAKLDATALAWESDERGEKVLTITAVSPLPDLAAAGAEPLAVSAEEIPAEVSAVGCGERGTTLRIRFRVDELLAGSGVTGQRRAVSAQVGGFDPGRAVGAQTATGAAGSAAVRAPRVRAAVPLVRRRGRRLYVVTPVLDDSGRLMISVVPVTASRVAAQLRRTLRRTR